A region from the Candidatus Moraniibacteriota bacterium genome encodes:
- a CDS encoding metallophosphoesterase — translation MAKSRRKKLIRFLKAGFWRRGLKKVKAVIFPKKLSGFRARILGISIVSFLALTVIVYGEYSFWSGLEMPEKGKDYYFINAYARQAVSIKKPVPENQEKKMPPPDLKLTVVADAHVGIEIGYSGLQKFMNAMAKEKPDLVIDAGDLIESRIRYEIIPPLSAQNEFEMALGAIGRKYPVYHAVGTHELFSLKKIDIKSITASESYYNFNFKGYNIIILDANFTRDGRDVEPANAVPGAYTGFIPQKEKDWLECQLRSHNQNIIFSHHSLYNIKNLAELENILKMYKKRIIMTANGHKHRAEIRKFGGVTNYDLPSLKWQEAYSIIEIYGMSEKVSFVDLE, via the coding sequence ATGGCAAAGTCCAGAAGAAAAAAATTAATCCGTTTTTTAAAGGCCGGATTTTGGAGGCGAGGCCTTAAAAAAGTCAAGGCGGTTATTTTTCCTAAAAAATTGTCGGGCTTTCGCGCGAGGATTTTGGGAATTTCCATTGTCTCTTTTTTAGCGCTGACAGTAATTGTTTATGGCGAATATTCATTCTGGAGCGGACTTGAAATGCCGGAAAAGGGGAAGGATTATTATTTCATTAACGCTTACGCTCGGCAAGCCGTGTCGATCAAAAAGCCGGTGCCGGAAAATCAGGAGAAAAAGATGCCGCCGCCCGATCTTAAACTCACCGTTGTGGCGGACGCCCACGTTGGGATAGAAATCGGTTATTCAGGCCTTCAGAAATTTATGAATGCTATGGCCAAAGAGAAGCCCGATTTAGTAATTGATGCCGGGGACCTTATTGAAAGCCGGATAAGATATGAAATAATCCCACCGCTAAGCGCGCAAAACGAATTTGAAATGGCACTGGGAGCAATCGGAAGAAAATATCCCGTTTATCACGCAGTAGGAACTCATGAGCTGTTCAGCTTGAAGAAAATTGATATCAAAAGCATTACCGCCAGCGAAAGCTATTATAATTTTAATTTCAAAGGATATAATATAATTATTTTAGACGCCAATTTTACCCGGGACGGAAGAGACGTTGAACCGGCAAATGCCGTGCCAGGCGCCTACACGGGCTTTATTCCCCAAAAAGAAAAGGACTGGTTGGAGTGCCAGCTCCGGAGTCACAATCAGAATATTATTTTTAGTCACCATTCGCTTTATAATATTAAAAACTTGGCGGAACTGGAAAATATTCTGAAAATGTATAAAAAAAGAATCATTATGACAGCCAACGGCCACAAGCATAGAGCCGAAATAAGAAAATTCGGTGGAGTTACAAATTACGACCTACCTTCGCTTAAGTGGCAGGAAGCATATAGCATTATTGAAATTTACGGAATGAGTGAGAAAGTGTCGTTTGTTGATCTTGAGTAG
- a CDS encoding glycosyltransferase family 2 protein gives MMKLVVNLPAFNEEQKLGETIKRIPRQIPGVDEVFIQIIDDGSIDRTVQVARDAGVNFIHSHEVNRGIGITFRTAVEKALENGADIMVNMDADGQFDPNDIEKLIKPIFSGEADLVSASRFGDKKAKDMPKTKYYLNLIAAWIIGKFLNYKIDDLTCGFRAYNRETLLRLNLPGAFTYTQEVIIDALGKNLKIKWIPVEVTYFPERKSRVVKSIFKYVNNSARIILKAVRDVRPMKFFGIPALILILISLGFFVYFLAMYFQDFKITPFRNYLLAAITFLLVGLQFLVFALIADMIKSNRKLTEDQMYFLKKEKYGK, from the coding sequence ATGATGAAGCTAGTAGTCAACCTCCCCGCTTTTAACGAAGAACAAAAATTAGGTGAAACTATAAAAAGGATCCCCCGGCAGATTCCGGGTGTGGATGAGGTTTTCATTCAGATTATTGACGACGGCTCAATCGACAGGACTGTACAAGTCGCCCGCGATGCCGGAGTAAATTTCATTCATTCTCATGAAGTAAACCGCGGAATTGGGATCACTTTCCGCACCGCTGTGGAAAAAGCTCTGGAAAACGGAGCCGATATTATGGTCAATATGGACGCTGACGGACAGTTTGACCCAAATGATATTGAAAAACTCATTAAGCCGATATTTTCCGGCGAAGCTGATCTGGTAAGCGCCAGCCGGTTTGGCGACAAGAAAGCCAAAGATATGCCGAAAACAAAGTATTACCTTAATCTGATCGCCGCCTGGATTATCGGAAAATTCTTAAATTACAAAATTGACGATCTTACTTGCGGTTTCCGGGCCTATAACCGGGAGACGCTTCTTCGCCTTAATTTACCGGGGGCATTCACTTATACTCAGGAAGTGATTATTGACGCGCTGGGGAAGAACCTAAAGATCAAATGGATACCAGTTGAAGTCACCTATTTTCCCGAGAGGAAATCCAGAGTGGTAAAAAGCATCTTCAAATATGTAAATAACAGCGCCAGAATAATTCTCAAGGCCGTTCGCGATGTCCGGCCGATGAAATTTTTCGGCATTCCGGCGCTCATTCTTATTCTTATCTCCCTCGGCTTTTTCGTTTACTTTTTAGCGATGTATTTCCAGGACTTTAAGATAACGCCGTTTCGGAATTATCTTTTGGCGGCAATTACTTTTCTTTTGGTTGGTCTTCAATTTCTCGTTTTCGCCCTGATCGCTGATATGATAAAATCCAACCGCAAGCTTACCGAAGACCAGATGTATTTTTTAAAAAAAGAGAAATACGGGAAATGA
- a CDS encoding flippase, giving the protein MRRQSVTSSLLFLTIAEIFFNFSGYIIHSVLGRMLGPSDYGRYGLVVTLTTMIIMLIGNGIPTAMSKYISEIFETKPEFVLVIKRKAAYLQFFLIGAVTIVFFLTAPLISLLLGDPTLTPLFRISSLIIPSFAAASFYLYYYIGIHRFNLQATLKIVRSFARIIFVIGLAYYFGLKGSVSAYILAPASVFITAWLIDKTRINKEFPKKFDLSFDWKKLLDYAWPVTLFMLFYEILISLDLYFVKALLGDDRLTGIYNGSLTIARIPYYLFYALTMVMLPSISRTTSQNKHEETSKIIIQTFRMMIMILLPLVILMAVYAKPLVQLFYGNRYLDAVLPLQILAAGIGFLTIFYVMSFALNGAGKIKIPMWISFAGMVLNGILNYILVLKYGISGSAAATTITSIFITAIIIYYVLKHFNKLMELGHFLKFLLAASVMLAASLLFPPLKWIFILWGIILSGIYVLFLYIIGEFTKEDILTFKKILLPRKK; this is encoded by the coding sequence ATGAGAAGACAATCCGTTACATCTTCACTGCTTTTTCTTACCATAGCGGAAATTTTTTTTAACTTTTCCGGCTATATCATCCACTCCGTTCTCGGCCGGATGCTAGGCCCTTCCGATTACGGGCGCTACGGGCTTGTGGTGACGCTCACCACCATGATAATCATGCTTATCGGAAACGGCATTCCCACCGCTATGAGCAAATACATAAGCGAGATTTTCGAGACAAAGCCCGAGTTTGTCCTGGTGATTAAAAGAAAAGCCGCATATCTCCAGTTCTTTCTCATTGGCGCCGTGACTATCGTTTTTTTCCTCACCGCTCCGCTAATTTCGCTGCTTCTCGGCGATCCGACGCTCACTCCCCTTTTCAGAATTTCATCGCTCATTATCCCGTCTTTTGCCGCCGCTTCTTTTTATCTTTATTATTACATCGGCATCCACCGCTTTAACCTCCAGGCCACTTTGAAAATTGTCCGGTCATTCGCCCGAATTATATTCGTCATAGGGCTGGCTTATTATTTCGGTCTCAAGGGCTCGGTATCGGCTTATATTCTGGCTCCGGCATCGGTTTTTATCACTGCTTGGTTGATAGATAAAACGAGAATCAATAAAGAGTTTCCAAAAAAATTTGACTTATCTTTTGACTGGAAAAAACTTCTGGATTATGCCTGGCCGGTTACGCTCTTTATGCTTTTTTACGAAATTCTTATTTCCCTCGACCTTTATTTCGTAAAAGCGCTTTTGGGCGATGACCGTTTAACCGGAATCTATAACGGTTCGCTTACTATCGCCCGCATTCCTTACTATCTTTTTTACGCCTTGACCATGGTAATGCTGCCTTCAATATCACGCACCACTTCCCAGAATAAACACGAGGAAACAAGTAAAATAATTATCCAAACCTTCCGAATGATGATTATGATTCTTCTTCCGCTTGTAATTTTAATGGCTGTTTATGCCAAGCCGCTGGTCCAATTATTTTACGGGAATAGATATCTTGACGCAGTTTTACCGCTTCAAATTCTCGCCGCGGGCATTGGATTCTTGACAATTTTTTACGTTATGAGTTTTGCCCTGAACGGGGCCGGAAAAATAAAAATACCGATGTGGATATCTTTTGCCGGCATGGTTTTAAACGGAATTTTAAATTATATTTTGGTTCTCAAATACGGTATCAGCGGCTCGGCTGCTGCGACGACTATAACGTCAATCTTTATAACGGCGATTATCATATATTACGTGCTAAAGCATTTTAATAAACTTATGGAACTAGGCCATTTCCTTAAGTTTCTTCTGGCCGCCTCGGTAATGCTCGCCGCCTCGCTCCTTTTCCCCCCGCTAAAATGGATTTTTATCCTTTGGGGAATAATCCTTAGTGGAATTTACGTTTTATTTCTTTATATCATAGGAGAATTCACTAAAGAAGATATCCTTACATTCAAAAAAATACTTCTGCCTAGAAAAAAATAA
- a CDS encoding DUF1616 domain-containing protein, with the protein MLLFIQNQLLLYAAIAVILFLPGYLLLVAIWGKGKIFSELEKFIISVALSIGIVDVLLILLGKFKIPITRFSILLALAIFFLVCILIKYSYNTIRRPADSVTEKAEKKEEGASGLFSFSKNQVILVILIFFLSVFIRTVYLRDTITPSATDLGHHMYWTNLIVQKGVLPEYEKVDIIKTDEHYSISQPQKIADFIIGEHLVFAAIALISGANAISAFPPLVLLLINIIGIGAVFILVLRLFGEYPWGKNAAIFALFLLGPLYAISSSQAKFVSGGVIGNIIGNLLIPLAIYFFYRAVQEKRPTFFTLALFLTATLFYTHHLSALIFIFVLFLFLILFIILSITDRKALLDHFRIWRKLIFSPSVTIFLLFTLSFLLFVYTPSYIKINALETVVGAPSKSTKEGFSFSQISIISGEARMVLGIFGAFIIMLFLRKKPYPAALLASWIATIFIMSWKPQWLHINIPSIRIANYLSYPLAAAGAVALAWIFFQFREPALKKVYISSKLALSTFVVLFTFVTTNGFFDNAQSLKASGAQQTFQTFRAAQYLAEKTSQSDIILKDHYYIAADAWMKLFFMRDYNYPFTRSFFFRYEENKKREQCTFQMISSPNTDEGKKCFAETGTNFVVINPAFDSAQFQKSQQFDQVYSADEIAIFHRK; encoded by the coding sequence ATGCTTTTATTCATCCAAAACCAATTACTGCTTTATGCCGCCATCGCCGTAATCCTTTTTCTCCCCGGGTATCTCCTGCTGGTGGCAATTTGGGGCAAGGGCAAAATATTTTCAGAACTTGAGAAATTTATTATCTCTGTTGCCCTAAGCATCGGAATTGTTGACGTGCTTCTTATTCTGCTAGGAAAATTTAAAATCCCCATTACTCGATTTTCAATTTTGCTTGCACTAGCAATATTCTTCCTAGTTTGCATTTTAATAAAATACTCGTATAACACTATCCGCCGGCCGGCGGATAGTGTCACAGAGAAAGCAGAGAAAAAGGAAGAAGGTGCCAGCGGCTTATTTTCTTTTTCAAAAAATCAGGTAATTCTTGTTATACTTATTTTCTTTCTTTCCGTATTTATCCGGACTGTTTATCTCCGAGACACGATCACGCCTTCTGCCACTGATCTGGGGCACCATATGTACTGGACTAACTTGATTGTCCAAAAAGGGGTGCTTCCGGAATACGAGAAAGTAGACATTATTAAAACAGATGAACATTATAGCATCAGCCAGCCGCAAAAAATAGCCGACTTCATAATCGGAGAACATCTTGTATTCGCCGCCATTGCCCTTATTTCAGGAGCAAATGCAATTTCCGCCTTTCCCCCACTGGTACTGCTGTTAATCAACATCATCGGGATTGGAGCGGTTTTTATCCTTGTTCTTCGCCTTTTTGGAGAATATCCCTGGGGGAAAAACGCCGCTATCTTCGCGCTTTTCCTTCTTGGCCCGCTTTATGCCATTTCTTCCTCGCAGGCGAAATTCGTAAGCGGCGGCGTGATCGGCAATATCATTGGAAATCTTCTTATTCCGCTGGCAATTTATTTTTTCTACCGCGCCGTGCAGGAAAAAAGGCCCACCTTTTTCACGCTGGCTCTTTTCCTAACCGCTACCCTTTTTTACACTCATCATTTGAGCGCTTTAATTTTCATCTTCGTTTTATTTTTATTTCTAATTTTATTTATCATTTTAAGCATCACTGACAGAAAAGCGCTCCTCGATCATTTTCGCATCTGGCGCAAGCTCATTTTTTCTCCCTCCGTAACCATCTTTTTACTTTTTACTTTATCCTTTTTACTTTTTGTCTACACTCCCAGTTATATTAAAATAAACGCTCTTGAGACAGTCGTGGGAGCGCCATCAAAGTCAACCAAGGAAGGATTTTCCTTTTCGCAAATTTCCATAATTTCCGGTGAAGCGCGGATGGTGCTGGGAATTTTCGGCGCGTTTATTATCATGCTCTTTTTGCGCAAAAAACCTTACCCGGCGGCGCTTCTTGCAAGCTGGATCGCGACAATTTTCATTATGTCGTGGAAGCCCCAATGGCTGCATATTAATATTCCCTCTATCCGTATTGCCAATTATCTTTCTTATCCCCTCGCGGCAGCTGGGGCAGTTGCGCTCGCTTGGATTTTTTTCCAGTTTCGGGAACCGGCACTGAAAAAGGTCTATATCTCTTCAAAACTGGCACTGTCAACTTTTGTCGTGCTTTTCACATTTGTAACCACTAATGGCTTTTTTGACAATGCCCAATCACTAAAAGCGAGTGGTGCTCAGCAGACCTTTCAAACTTTCCGCGCGGCGCAGTATCTTGCAGAAAAAACCTCTCAATCAGATATAATTCTCAAGGATCACTATTACATTGCCGCCGATGCCTGGATGAAATTGTTTTTTATGCGCGATTACAATTATCCTTTCACGCGAAGCTTTTTTTTCCGCTATGAAGAAAATAAAAAGCGCGAGCAGTGTACTTTTCAGATGATTTCCTCTCCTAACACTGATGAGGGGAAAAAATGTTTTGCAGAAACCGGGACTAATTTTGTGGTAATAAATCCTGCTTTTGACAGCGCTCAATTTCAAAAAAGCCAGCAGTTCGATCAGGTTTATTCCGCTGATGAAATAGCAATATTCCACAGGAAATAA
- a CDS encoding RtcB family protein, whose product MKNYNLKNISPFKKELQADTMKVPVIFHASEDLLPKEEVFKQLEELAQNEQLFNHVAALSDAHSKKGLRTPAGVVAASENYLFPQLVDAAPNCGMRLILTDLSEQEMKPEKVDQLFRALVSAIPTKKYIGKAIPSEVSMDVFRKGSKAVTDYFSVRTRNELENTFKNGNAFTCNTEEDCPTKREIRDVIPSLFIKMGRYRLGILGATESHFLSLMKVKEIFNDETSKKLNIRADQYAFLMHTGSGIIGRYIASLYTPVSENRFLGKTILRTGQTFFDSQMRPVFNNLRKKIKLAEQKKELFSYEDQSIEGRMFIAAFQAASNYGFANRAVITHQLDLALEQIFQRPVDLQLLYDTPHVYINQENHFGKNVWVHRNGATRALFGEPILIAPLVNTLAYVGVGTDKNESTFFSANHEIGKADAINLETIRSDELSPQNNDYTFDIYRGRKKTIGNQNTLYQQYAEKIVEDLASNNIMNTVAALEPVVMLTY is encoded by the coding sequence ATGAAGAATTATAACCTGAAGAATATATCACCATTTAAAAAGGAACTTCAAGCCGACACAATGAAGGTGCCGGTAATTTTTCACGCTTCCGAAGATCTTTTGCCGAAAGAGGAAGTGTTCAAACAACTTGAGGAGTTGGCTCAAAATGAACAGCTTTTCAACCACGTTGCGGCGCTAAGCGATGCTCATTCCAAAAAAGGACTCCGCACTCCTGCTGGAGTAGTCGCGGCATCAGAAAATTACTTGTTTCCCCAGCTTGTTGATGCCGCCCCCAACTGCGGGATGCGCCTAATTCTCACTGATCTTAGTGAGCAAGAAATGAAACCAGAAAAAGTTGATCAACTATTCCGGGCACTAGTTTCTGCTATTCCTACTAAAAAATACATTGGAAAAGCCATTCCTTCTGAAGTATCAATGGATGTATTTCGCAAGGGAAGCAAGGCAGTTACTGATTATTTCTCCGTGCGGACAAGGAATGAGCTGGAAAATACTTTTAAAAACGGAAATGCGTTTACCTGTAATACCGAGGAAGATTGCCCCACTAAACGAGAAATTCGCGATGTTATTCCGTCATTATTCATCAAAATGGGACGCTACCGACTGGGAATTCTGGGAGCCACCGAAAGCCATTTTCTCTCTCTAATGAAAGTAAAGGAAATTTTCAATGATGAAACTTCCAAAAAATTAAATATCCGCGCCGACCAGTATGCTTTTCTTATGCACACCGGATCGGGAATCATCGGCCGCTATATCGCCTCTCTCTACACTCCCGTTTCTGAAAATCGTTTTCTGGGAAAAACCATTTTGCGGACTGGGCAAACTTTCTTTGACAGCCAAATGAGGCCGGTGTTTAACAACTTAAGAAAAAAAATAAAATTGGCAGAACAAAAGAAAGAATTGTTTTCCTATGAAGATCAAAGCATTGAGGGCCGGATGTTTATTGCCGCTTTCCAAGCCGCCAGCAATTACGGATTTGCCAATCGGGCCGTTATCACCCATCAGCTGGATCTGGCGCTGGAGCAGATTTTCCAGCGGCCGGTTGATTTGCAGCTTCTTTACGATACGCCTCATGTTTACATTAATCAAGAAAATCATTTTGGAAAGAACGTTTGGGTGCATCGCAACGGCGCCACAAGAGCTTTATTCGGAGAACCAATACTCATTGCTCCTCTTGTTAATACCCTTGCCTATGTTGGGGTTGGCACTGATAAAAACGAATCAACTTTCTTTTCAGCCAATCATGAAATTGGAAAGGCGGATGCGATTAATCTGGAGACAATAAGATCCGATGAACTTTCCCCGCAAAATAATGACTACACTTTTGACATTTATCGAGGCAGGAAGAAAACCATAGGGAATCAGAATACGTTATATCAGCAATATGCTGAAAAAATCGTGGAGGATTTAGCCAGTAATAATATTATGAACACAGTTGCGGCATTGGAACCAGTGGTAATGCTGACATACTAA
- a CDS encoding glycosyltransferase family 4 protein, with product MRILFISRAYPPIVGGIENQNYELSVWLSKLAKVKTIANKHGKKFLPLFLPYSLIKALFLFKNYDVLLLGDGVLGIVGWILKLFYKKPVIGVVHGLDLTYKMKLYQKFWVGIFIKKLDKLIAVGNETIRESVSRGIPREKFAFIPNGVDTQKLIGSYSREDLEKILGEKLENKKVILTSGRLARRKGVAWFIENVMPKLGGNIIYVVAGDGPDREKVRMAIEKNNLRGQVKALGYVTDEARNVLFNTCDLFIQPNIKVPGDMEGFGISVIEAASCRLPVIASRLEGLQDAIKDGQNGFLVEPYDIQGYVDKINKLLADESFRKNFGVRARQFVIDNYSWDIISRKYLEEIKKVVASA from the coding sequence ATGAGAATTTTATTCATTTCCCGCGCTTATCCGCCGATTGTCGGCGGGATTGAAAATCAAAACTACGAGCTTTCTGTCTGGCTGTCGAAGCTGGCAAAAGTGAAAACTATCGCCAATAAGCACGGTAAAAAATTTCTTCCCTTATTTCTTCCCTACTCTCTCATAAAGGCGCTGTTTTTATTTAAAAACTACGACGTTTTGCTTTTGGGCGACGGCGTTTTGGGAATTGTCGGCTGGATTCTGAAATTATTTTACAAAAAACCGGTCATTGGCGTTGTTCACGGATTAGACCTGACTTATAAAATGAAACTGTACCAGAAATTCTGGGTCGGGATTTTTATTAAAAAGCTGGATAAATTAATCGCTGTCGGAAACGAAACCATTCGGGAAAGTGTCTCGCGGGGAATTCCGCGGGAAAAATTTGCCTTCATTCCTAATGGCGTGGATACCCAAAAACTTATCGGCAGTTATTCGAGAGAAGATTTGGAAAAAATTTTAGGAGAAAAACTGGAAAATAAAAAAGTTATTCTCACTTCCGGACGGCTGGCCAGAAGAAAAGGGGTTGCCTGGTTTATTGAAAACGTTATGCCGAAATTAGGCGGAAACATTATTTACGTCGTTGCCGGCGATGGCCCGGACAGGGAAAAAGTAAGAATGGCGATTGAAAAAAATAATTTGCGCGGCCAGGTCAAAGCGCTTGGATACGTGACTGACGAGGCGAGAAACGTTTTATTCAACACCTGCGATCTCTTTATTCAGCCCAACATCAAAGTGCCCGGGGATATGGAGGGTTTCGGCATTTCCGTTATTGAAGCTGCCTCTTGCCGCCTTCCGGTAATTGCTTCGCGGCTGGAGGGATTACAAGATGCGATTAAAGATGGCCAAAATGGTTTCCTAGTTGAGCCATACGACATTCAAGGTTATGTTGATAAGATTAATAAACTCTTAGCCGATGAAAGTTTCAGAAAAAATTTTGGCGTCCGAGCCCGACAATTCGTGATTGACAATTACAGCTGGGATATCATATCCAGGAAGTATTTAGAAGAAATTAAAAAAGTAGTTGCTAGCGCATAA
- a CDS encoding glycosyltransferase family 4 protein — protein sequence MEKENRRKKILLVTRPIAPPWDEASKNFAYNLAKNTGGFDFYLLTNGIIPDLPENIHQKPIYTSNNFSYLQKLRLLKHLRKMRNDFDVLHYIFTPTKQNTFLIKKLAGSKKAKSIQTVATLREDLFSDKEIKGLIFGDSIVTYSDCAKNKLNKLGFSNVQRIYPGIDLNLYSPAPKDNQLLTTLNLQPGDFILTYPGEFTRLGATDDIVDMIIRHYGLLDKNKIKIIFACRIKNKNDLRKKEEVQKKLRDKNLLGLARFPETFTTLEKLFNTSDLVIFPVRDMKGKFDVPLAVVEAMACVKPVIISDLPILQEFANETNSVTIKSGDTGKLFSAIIDLYQNKEKREKIGKNAREYVEKNFDIQKIAEQYKKIYEEL from the coding sequence ATGGAAAAAGAGAATCGGAGAAAAAAAATACTGCTAGTCACCCGGCCGATCGCTCCTCCCTGGGACGAAGCGTCAAAGAATTTCGCTTACAACCTTGCCAAAAACACAGGTGGTTTTGATTTTTACCTTCTGACGAACGGAATAATTCCGGATCTTCCCGAAAACATTCACCAGAAACCGATTTACACTTCCAATAATTTCAGCTACTTGCAAAAACTGCGACTACTTAAGCATCTTCGCAAAATGCGAAATGATTTCGATGTTCTCCACTACATTTTCACTCCTACCAAACAAAACACTTTTCTTATAAAAAAACTGGCTGGAAGTAAAAAAGCCAAAAGTATTCAAACCGTCGCCACGCTAAGAGAAGATCTTTTTTCTGACAAGGAAATTAAAGGCCTGATATTCGGCGACTCAATCGTCACCTACTCTGATTGTGCAAAAAATAAGCTAAATAAACTTGGATTTAGTAATGTTCAAAGAATTTATCCTGGTATTGATCTCAATCTCTACTCTCCCGCCCCGAAAGACAATCAATTACTTACCACACTCAACTTGCAACCCGGAGATTTTATTTTAACTTATCCCGGCGAATTCACCCGTCTTGGCGCCACCGATGACATTGTTGATATGATAATAAGGCATTATGGCCTTTTGGATAAAAACAAAATTAAAATTATTTTCGCTTGCCGGATAAAAAACAAGAATGACCTAAGAAAAAAAGAGGAGGTCCAAAAAAAGCTAAGAGATAAAAATCTGTTAGGATTAGCACGATTTCCTGAAACTTTTACGACATTGGAGAAATTATTCAATACCTCAGATTTAGTCATATTTCCTGTCCGTGATATGAAAGGAAAATTTGATGTTCCCTTAGCCGTGGTTGAAGCGATGGCTTGCGTCAAACCGGTCATAATTTCCGATCTTCCCATCCTTCAAGAATTCGCAAATGAAACGAATTCTGTTACAATAAAAAGTGGTGATACTGGAAAACTATTCAGCGCAATTATTGACCTTTATCAAAATAAGGAAAAAAGGGAGAAGATAGGAAAAAATGCCAGAGAGTATGTAGAAAAAAATTTTGACATCCAGAAAATCGCCGAGCAGTACAAGAAAATTTATGAAGAATTATAA